The following are from one region of the Cinclus cinclus chromosome 7, bCinCin1.1, whole genome shotgun sequence genome:
- the ABCC2 gene encoding ATP-binding cassette sub-family C member 2 isoform X3, translating into MGGGHGEVRRGGKGKLIQDSEEPISDLPRFILFFISYGLQLMLFFISGFSDIAPETKEIGKKNPEVTASFLSSITFEWYSSMVFKGYRKPLEIEDVWELKDKDKTKALYTAFEKNMKTTMQKARAELEKRERKKRHRGGDLDYGNSMSKAQSQDILVLEEKQPKKKKKKGDKEDSGPPKDYPRGWLLKTLGKTFQQNLLLAVAFKVVHDALVFVSPQLLKLLIAFVSNEDSFAWQGYLYAILLFLTALVQSLCLQQHFSLCFQLGINVRASLIAAIYKKSLTMSGATRKESTVGETVNLMSADAQRFMDAANFIHQLWSSPLQIILSIVFLWGELGPSVLAGIGTMVLLLPINAFLVAKAKTIQERNMKNKDERMKIMTEMLNGIKILKLFAWEPSFEKRVIDIRARELKNLVNFGYLQSVSVFVFTCAPFLVSLASFAVYVLVNENNILDAQKAFTAISLFNVLRFPMAMLPMVLSSLVQTNVSTARLERYLSGGDLDTSAIHHDPIAGSAVHFSEATFAWEQDGNAAIRDVTLDITPGSLVAVVGPVGSGKSSLVSAMLGEMENIKGHINIQGSLAYVPQQAWIQNATLKDNIIFGSELDEARYQKVIKACALLPDLELLPAGDQTEIGEKGINLSGGQKQRVSLARAVYSNADIYILDDPLSAVDAHVGKYLFENVLGPKGLLQKKTRILVTHSISFLPEVDNIVVLTAGAVSEHGSYSTLLANKGAFSQFLNLYGNQEEDVSEENTAAVALAGDEEEADEDVDPCLEERSDDVVTMTLRREASIHRRKLSHSLRKNSTSSQKKAQEEPPKKLKGQQLIEKEAVETGRVKFSMYVRYLRAVGWCLSFWTVMGYVGQYVAYVGTNLWLSDWTDDSVRYLNQTYPTHLRDLRIGVFGALGLSQALFLLFATMLSVWGSMQASRIMHQQLLSNILRAPMSFFDTTPIGRIVNRFAKDIFTVDETIPTSFRSWLSCLMAIISTLIVICLATPFFAVVIVPLSIFYYFVLRFYISTSRQLRRLDSVTRSPIYSHFGETVSGLSVIRAYGHQERFLKHNEITMDINQKSVYSWIISNRWLAIRLEFVGSLVVFFSALLAVIAKGTLEGGIVGLSVSSALNVTQTLNWLVRTSSELETNIVAVERVHEYMTVKNEAPWVTKTRPPRGWPSRGEIQFVDYKVRYRPELDLVLQGINCNIGSTEKVGVVGRTGAGKSSLTNCLFRVLEAAGGKIIIDDVDIATIGLHDLRNNLTIIPQDPVLFTGTLRMNLDPFDQYSDEEVWKSLELAHLRTYVQGLPEGLLHLVSEGGENLSVGQRQLVCLARALLRKAKILILDEATAAVDLETDNLIQTTIRSEFADCTVLTIAHRLHTIMDSNRVMVLQAGQIVEFDSPEKLLMKDGIFSAMAKDAGITTAETTAL; encoded by the exons ATGGGAGGAGGTCATGGAGAAGTGAGGAGAGGTGGCAAAGGGAAGCTGATCCAGGACTCAGAG GAACCAATCTCTGATCTGCCACGGTTTATCCTTTTCTTCATCTCCTATGGGCTCCAGCTGATGCTCTTCTTCATCTCAGGCTTCTCAGATATTGCCCCAGAAACAAAGGAAATCGGGAAGAAG AACCCAGAGGTGACAGCCTCCTTCCTGAGCTCCATCACGTTTGAATGGTACAGCAG CATGGTTTTCAAGGGCTATCGCAAGCCCTTGGAGATAGAGGATGTCTGGGAATTGAAAGATAAAGACAAGACAAAGGCACTTTACACTGCTTTTGAGAAGAACATGAAGACTACAATGCAGAAGGCCAGAGCAGAACTGGAGAAACGGGAACGCAAGAAGAGACACCGGGGAGGTGACCTAGACTATGGGAATAGCATGAGCAAGGCCCAGAGCCAAGACATCCTGGTCCTG GAGGAGAAGCAGccaaagaagaagaagaagaagggagACAAGGAGGACTCAGGCCCTCCCAAGGATTACCCCAGGGGCTGGTTGTTGAAAACCCTGGGCAAGACCTTCCAGCAGAACCTCCTGCTAGCGGTGGCATTCAAGGTGGTGCATGATGCACTTGTGTTTGTCAGCCCCCAGCTACTGAA GCTGCTGATTGCCTTTGTGTCAAATGAGGATTCCTTTGCCTGGCAAGGCTATTTATATGCCATCCTGCTCTTCCTGACAGCGCTGGTCCAgtccctctgcctgcagcagcacttcagcTTGTGCTTCCAACTTGGCATAAATGTGCGAGCCAGTCTCATCGCTGCCATCTACAAGAAG TCGCTCACCATGTCCGGAGCTACCCGCAAGGAGTCCACGGTGGGAGAGACTGTGAATCTGATGTCAGCTGATGCCCAGAGGTTCATGGACGCGGCCAACTTTATTCACCAGCTGTGGTCATCCCCCCTGCAAATTATCCTGTCTATTGTCTTCCTGTGGGGAGAGCTGGGCCCTTCTGTCTTGGCTGGCATTGGAACCATGGTACTGCTCCTCCCCATAAACGCATTCCTGGTTGCCAAGGCCAAAACCATTCAG gagaggaacatgaagaacaagGATGAACGCATGAAAATAATGACTGAAATGCTCAATGGAATCAAG ATCCTGAAGCTTTTTGCCTGGGAGCCCTCCTTTGAGAAACGAGTTATTGATATCCGGGCACGTGAGCTCAAGAACTTGGTGAACTTTGGTTACCTGCAGTCAGTCTCTGTCTTCGTGTTCACATGTGCCCCCTTCCTG GTCTCCTTGGCAAGCTTTGCTGTCTATGTGCTCGTGAATGAGAACAACATCTTGGATGCGCAGAAGGCCTTCACTGCCATCTCCCTTTTCAATGTGCTGCGCTTCCCCATGGCCATGCTGCCCATGGTCCTCTCCTCCCTGGTGCAG ACCAATGTGTCAACTGCGAGGCTGGAGCGCTACCTGAGTGGAGGTGACCTGGACACCTCAGCTATCCACCATGACCCCATTGCAGGCAG TGCTGTGCATTTCTCAGAGGCCACCTTTGCCTGGGAGCAGGACGGCAACGCTGCCATAAGAGA TGTCACCCTGGATATCACACCTGGGAGCCTGGTGGCTGTGGTGGGGCCTGTGGGCTCGGGCAAATCTTCGTTGGTGTCAGCTATGCTTGGGGAGATGGAGAATATCAAGGGACACATCAACATTCAG GGCTCCCTGGCCTATGTCCCCCAGCAGGCCTGGATCCAGAATGCCACACTGAAAGACAATATCATTTTCGGGTCAGAACTGGATGAAGCCAGATATCAGAAGGTCATCAAGGCCTGTGCCCTCCTCCCAGACCTGGAATTACTGCCTGCAGGTGACCAGACAGAGATTGGAGAGAAG GGAATCAATCTGAGTGGGGGCCAGAAGCAGCGGGTCAGCCTGGCCCGGGCAGTGTACAGCAATGCAGACATCTACATCTTGGATGATCCACTGTCTGCTGTAGATGCCCACGTGGGCAAGTACCTCTTTGAGAATGTGCTGGGGCCAAAAGGGCTGCTGCAAAAGAAG ACACGGATCTTGGTGACGCACAGTATCAGTTTCCTGCCCGAGGTCGATAACATCGTGGTGCTGACAGCAGGAGCAGTGTCTGAGCATGGCTCCTACAGCACCCTGCTTGCAAATAAGGGGGCCTTTTCCCAGTTCCTGAACTTGTATGGAAACCAGGAGGAGGatgtttcagaggaaaatacTGCAG CCGTTGCTTTAGctggggatgaggaggaggcTGATGAAGATGTTGATCCTTGCCTGGAGGAGCGCTCTGATGATGTGGTGACTATGACCCTGAGGCGAGAGGCCAGCATCCATCGGAGAAAATTGAGTCACAG CCTTAGAAAAAACAGCACCAGTTCCCAGAAGAAGGCCCAGGAGGAGCCCCCAAAGAAGCTGAAGGGACAGCAACTGATCGAGAAAGAAGCTGTGGAAACTGGCAGG GTGAAGTTCTCCATGTACGTGCGGTACCTGCGTGCTGTTGGCTGGTGCCTTTCCTTCTGGACTGTCATGGGCTATGTTGGACAATACGTTGCCTACGTGGGGACCAACCTGTGGCTCAGTGACTGGACTGATGATTCGGTGCGCTATCTGAACCAGACCTATCCCACACATCTGCGGGACTTGCGGATTGGTGTCTTTGGGGCACTGGGGTTGTCACAAG ctctcttcctgctctttgcaACCATGCTGTCTGTCTGGGGCTCCATGCAAGCCTCCCGCATCAtgcaccagcagctgctcagcaacATCCTGCGTGCACCCATGAGCTTCTTCGACACCACCCCGATTGGCCGCATCGTCAATCGGTTTGCCAAG GACATCTTCACAGTAGATGAGACCATTCCCACGTCCTTCCGCAGCTGGCTCTCCTGTCTCATGGCCATCATTAGCACACTGATCGTGATCTGCCTGGCCACTCCATTCTTTGCTGTCGTTATCGTTCCCTTGAGCATCTTCTACTATTTTGTGCTG CGCTTCTATATCTCCACGTCACGCCAGCTAAGGCGTCTGGACTCTGTCACCAGGTCTCCCATCTACTCCCACTTTGGTGAGACAGTGTCAGGCCTTTCTGTGATACGGGCCTATGGACACCAAGAACGGTTCCTGAAGCATAATGAGATCACCATGGACATAAATCAGAAGAGTGTTTATTCCTGGATAATATCAAATAG GTGGCTGGCCATCCGTCTGGAGTTTGTTGGGAGCCTGGTGGTTTTCTTCTCTGCGCTTCTGGCAGTGATTGCAAAGGGCACTTTGGAGGGTGGCATCGTGGGGCTTTCCGTCTCCTCCGCTCTCAAT GTGACCCAGACACTGAACTGGCTGGTGCGGACATCTTCGGAGCTGGAGACCAACATCGTGGCTGTGGAGCGGGTCCATGAGTACATGACTGTGAAGAATGAG GCTCCCTGGGTGACAAAAACGCGCCCACCACGTGGCTGGCCCAGCAGAGGCGAGATCCAGTTTGTTGACTACAAAGTTCGCTACCGACCTGAACTGGATCTGGTTCTTCAGGGGATCAACTGTAATATTGGGAGCACTGAGAAG GTTGGGGTTGTGGGCCGGACTGGGGCTGGAAAATCCTCCCTCACCAACTGCCTGTTCCGGGTGCTGGAGGCAGCTGGTGGGAAGATCATCATCGATGATGTGGACATAGCAACAATTGGCCTCCATGACTTGCGCAACAATCTCACCATCATCCCTCAG gaccCTGTGCTCTTCACTGGAACCTTGCGGATGAACCTGGACCCCTTTGACCAGTACTCAGATGAGGAGGTCTGGAAGTCCCTGGAGCTGGCTCACCTGAGGACATATGTGCAAGGccttcctgaggggctgctgcATCTCGTGAGCGAGGGAGGGGAGAACTTGAG TGttgggcagaggcagctggtgTGCCTGGCCCGAGCTCTTCTCCGCAAAGCCAAGATCCTCATCCTGGATGAAGCAACAGCAGCCGTAGATCTGGAAACTGATAATTTAATCCAGACAACAATCCGGAGTGAGTTTGCTGACTGCACTGTTCTTACTATCGCCCATCGCCTCCACACCATCATGGACAGCAACAG GGTGatggtgctgcaggctgggcagaTTGTGGAATTCGACAGCCCCGAGAAGCTGCTCATGAAGGACGGCATCTTCTCCGCGATGGCAAAGGACGCCGGCATCACCACTGCGGAAACCACCGCCCTGTAG
- the ABCC2 gene encoding ATP-binding cassette sub-family C member 2 isoform X1 gives MSVALEKFCGSVFWNDSYLARPDADLPVCFQQTVVVWIPLGFFWILAPWQLLPMCKSKAKKSSVTKLYIIKQVLAALLVLAAVAELALAFVEDAEQGGVPAVLYTNPSLYIATGIMVLLIHYARRFCLCRDSGVLFCFWTLSLLCGILPFQSLVRKALQEPISDLPRFILFFISYGLQLMLFFISGFSDIAPETKEIGKKNPEVTASFLSSITFEWYSSMVFKGYRKPLEIEDVWELKDKDKTKALYTAFEKNMKTTMQKARAELEKRERKKRHRGGDLDYGNSMSKAQSQDILVLEKQPKKKKKKGDKEDSGPPKDYPRGWLLKTLGKTFQQNLLLAVAFKVVHDALVFVSPQLLKLLIAFVSNEDSFAWQGYLYAILLFLTALVQSLCLQQHFSLCFQLGINVRASLIAAIYKKSLTMSGATRKESTVGETVNLMSADAQRFMDAANFIHQLWSSPLQIILSIVFLWGELGPSVLAGIGTMVLLLPINAFLVAKAKTIQERNMKNKDERMKIMTEMLNGIKILKLFAWEPSFEKRVIDIRARELKNLVNFGYLQSVSVFVFTCAPFLVSLASFAVYVLVNENNILDAQKAFTAISLFNVLRFPMAMLPMVLSSLVQTNVSTARLERYLSGGDLDTSAIHHDPIAGSAVHFSEATFAWEQDGNAAIRDVTLDITPGSLVAVVGPVGSGKSSLVSAMLGEMENIKGHINIQGSLAYVPQQAWIQNATLKDNIIFGSELDEARYQKVIKACALLPDLELLPAGDQTEIGEKGINLSGGQKQRVSLARAVYSNADIYILDDPLSAVDAHVGKYLFENVLGPKGLLQKKTRILVTHSISFLPEVDNIVVLTAGAVSEHGSYSTLLANKGAFSQFLNLYGNQEEDVSEENTAAVALAGDEEEADEDVDPCLEERSDDVVTMTLRREASIHRRKLSHSLRKNSTSSQKKAQEEPPKKLKGQQLIEKEAVETGRVKFSMYVRYLRAVGWCLSFWTVMGYVGQYVAYVGTNLWLSDWTDDSVRYLNQTYPTHLRDLRIGVFGALGLSQALFLLFATMLSVWGSMQASRIMHQQLLSNILRAPMSFFDTTPIGRIVNRFAKDIFTVDETIPTSFRSWLSCLMAIISTLIVICLATPFFAVVIVPLSIFYYFVLRFYISTSRQLRRLDSVTRSPIYSHFGETVSGLSVIRAYGHQERFLKHNEITMDINQKSVYSWIISNRWLAIRLEFVGSLVVFFSALLAVIAKGTLEGGIVGLSVSSALNVTQTLNWLVRTSSELETNIVAVERVHEYMTVKNEAPWVTKTRPPRGWPSRGEIQFVDYKVRYRPELDLVLQGINCNIGSTEKVGVVGRTGAGKSSLTNCLFRVLEAAGGKIIIDDVDIATIGLHDLRNNLTIIPQDPVLFTGTLRMNLDPFDQYSDEEVWKSLELAHLRTYVQGLPEGLLHLVSEGGENLSVGQRQLVCLARALLRKAKILILDEATAAVDLETDNLIQTTIRSEFADCTVLTIAHRLHTIMDSNRVMVLQAGQIVEFDSPEKLLMKDGIFSAMAKDAGITTAETTAL, from the exons ATGTCAGTGGCCCTGGAGAAGTTCTGCGGCTCTGTCTTCTGG AATGATTCCTACCTTGCCCGTCCAGATGCCGACCTGCCTGTGTGCTTCCAGCAGACTGTGGTGGTCTGGATTCCCCTTGGCTTCTTCTGGATTTTGGCCccatggcagctcctgcccatgTGCAAATCCAAAGCCAAGAAATCCTCTGTGACCAAACTCTACATCATCAAACAG gtgctggctgctctgctggtgctggCGGCAGTGGCGGAGTTGGCCCTGGCATTTGTAGAGGATGCCGAGCAGGGTGGTGTGCCAGCTGTCCTGTACACAAACCCCAGCCTGTACATCGCCACCGGG atCATGGTCCTGCTGATCCATTATGCACGACGCTTCTGCTTGTGCAGAGATTCAGGGGtgcttttctgcttctggaCACTGTCCCTTCTCTGTGGGATACTGCCATTCCAGTCGCTCGTCCGGAAAGCCCTGCAG GAACCAATCTCTGATCTGCCACGGTTTATCCTTTTCTTCATCTCCTATGGGCTCCAGCTGATGCTCTTCTTCATCTCAGGCTTCTCAGATATTGCCCCAGAAACAAAGGAAATCGGGAAGAAG AACCCAGAGGTGACAGCCTCCTTCCTGAGCTCCATCACGTTTGAATGGTACAGCAG CATGGTTTTCAAGGGCTATCGCAAGCCCTTGGAGATAGAGGATGTCTGGGAATTGAAAGATAAAGACAAGACAAAGGCACTTTACACTGCTTTTGAGAAGAACATGAAGACTACAATGCAGAAGGCCAGAGCAGAACTGGAGAAACGGGAACGCAAGAAGAGACACCGGGGAGGTGACCTAGACTATGGGAATAGCATGAGCAAGGCCCAGAGCCAAGACATCCTGGTCCTG GAGAAGCAGccaaagaagaagaagaagaagggagACAAGGAGGACTCAGGCCCTCCCAAGGATTACCCCAGGGGCTGGTTGTTGAAAACCCTGGGCAAGACCTTCCAGCAGAACCTCCTGCTAGCGGTGGCATTCAAGGTGGTGCATGATGCACTTGTGTTTGTCAGCCCCCAGCTACTGAA GCTGCTGATTGCCTTTGTGTCAAATGAGGATTCCTTTGCCTGGCAAGGCTATTTATATGCCATCCTGCTCTTCCTGACAGCGCTGGTCCAgtccctctgcctgcagcagcacttcagcTTGTGCTTCCAACTTGGCATAAATGTGCGAGCCAGTCTCATCGCTGCCATCTACAAGAAG TCGCTCACCATGTCCGGAGCTACCCGCAAGGAGTCCACGGTGGGAGAGACTGTGAATCTGATGTCAGCTGATGCCCAGAGGTTCATGGACGCGGCCAACTTTATTCACCAGCTGTGGTCATCCCCCCTGCAAATTATCCTGTCTATTGTCTTCCTGTGGGGAGAGCTGGGCCCTTCTGTCTTGGCTGGCATTGGAACCATGGTACTGCTCCTCCCCATAAACGCATTCCTGGTTGCCAAGGCCAAAACCATTCAG gagaggaacatgaagaacaagGATGAACGCATGAAAATAATGACTGAAATGCTCAATGGAATCAAG ATCCTGAAGCTTTTTGCCTGGGAGCCCTCCTTTGAGAAACGAGTTATTGATATCCGGGCACGTGAGCTCAAGAACTTGGTGAACTTTGGTTACCTGCAGTCAGTCTCTGTCTTCGTGTTCACATGTGCCCCCTTCCTG GTCTCCTTGGCAAGCTTTGCTGTCTATGTGCTCGTGAATGAGAACAACATCTTGGATGCGCAGAAGGCCTTCACTGCCATCTCCCTTTTCAATGTGCTGCGCTTCCCCATGGCCATGCTGCCCATGGTCCTCTCCTCCCTGGTGCAG ACCAATGTGTCAACTGCGAGGCTGGAGCGCTACCTGAGTGGAGGTGACCTGGACACCTCAGCTATCCACCATGACCCCATTGCAGGCAG TGCTGTGCATTTCTCAGAGGCCACCTTTGCCTGGGAGCAGGACGGCAACGCTGCCATAAGAGA TGTCACCCTGGATATCACACCTGGGAGCCTGGTGGCTGTGGTGGGGCCTGTGGGCTCGGGCAAATCTTCGTTGGTGTCAGCTATGCTTGGGGAGATGGAGAATATCAAGGGACACATCAACATTCAG GGCTCCCTGGCCTATGTCCCCCAGCAGGCCTGGATCCAGAATGCCACACTGAAAGACAATATCATTTTCGGGTCAGAACTGGATGAAGCCAGATATCAGAAGGTCATCAAGGCCTGTGCCCTCCTCCCAGACCTGGAATTACTGCCTGCAGGTGACCAGACAGAGATTGGAGAGAAG GGAATCAATCTGAGTGGGGGCCAGAAGCAGCGGGTCAGCCTGGCCCGGGCAGTGTACAGCAATGCAGACATCTACATCTTGGATGATCCACTGTCTGCTGTAGATGCCCACGTGGGCAAGTACCTCTTTGAGAATGTGCTGGGGCCAAAAGGGCTGCTGCAAAAGAAG ACACGGATCTTGGTGACGCACAGTATCAGTTTCCTGCCCGAGGTCGATAACATCGTGGTGCTGACAGCAGGAGCAGTGTCTGAGCATGGCTCCTACAGCACCCTGCTTGCAAATAAGGGGGCCTTTTCCCAGTTCCTGAACTTGTATGGAAACCAGGAGGAGGatgtttcagaggaaaatacTGCAG CCGTTGCTTTAGctggggatgaggaggaggcTGATGAAGATGTTGATCCTTGCCTGGAGGAGCGCTCTGATGATGTGGTGACTATGACCCTGAGGCGAGAGGCCAGCATCCATCGGAGAAAATTGAGTCACAG CCTTAGAAAAAACAGCACCAGTTCCCAGAAGAAGGCCCAGGAGGAGCCCCCAAAGAAGCTGAAGGGACAGCAACTGATCGAGAAAGAAGCTGTGGAAACTGGCAGG GTGAAGTTCTCCATGTACGTGCGGTACCTGCGTGCTGTTGGCTGGTGCCTTTCCTTCTGGACTGTCATGGGCTATGTTGGACAATACGTTGCCTACGTGGGGACCAACCTGTGGCTCAGTGACTGGACTGATGATTCGGTGCGCTATCTGAACCAGACCTATCCCACACATCTGCGGGACTTGCGGATTGGTGTCTTTGGGGCACTGGGGTTGTCACAAG ctctcttcctgctctttgcaACCATGCTGTCTGTCTGGGGCTCCATGCAAGCCTCCCGCATCAtgcaccagcagctgctcagcaacATCCTGCGTGCACCCATGAGCTTCTTCGACACCACCCCGATTGGCCGCATCGTCAATCGGTTTGCCAAG GACATCTTCACAGTAGATGAGACCATTCCCACGTCCTTCCGCAGCTGGCTCTCCTGTCTCATGGCCATCATTAGCACACTGATCGTGATCTGCCTGGCCACTCCATTCTTTGCTGTCGTTATCGTTCCCTTGAGCATCTTCTACTATTTTGTGCTG CGCTTCTATATCTCCACGTCACGCCAGCTAAGGCGTCTGGACTCTGTCACCAGGTCTCCCATCTACTCCCACTTTGGTGAGACAGTGTCAGGCCTTTCTGTGATACGGGCCTATGGACACCAAGAACGGTTCCTGAAGCATAATGAGATCACCATGGACATAAATCAGAAGAGTGTTTATTCCTGGATAATATCAAATAG GTGGCTGGCCATCCGTCTGGAGTTTGTTGGGAGCCTGGTGGTTTTCTTCTCTGCGCTTCTGGCAGTGATTGCAAAGGGCACTTTGGAGGGTGGCATCGTGGGGCTTTCCGTCTCCTCCGCTCTCAAT GTGACCCAGACACTGAACTGGCTGGTGCGGACATCTTCGGAGCTGGAGACCAACATCGTGGCTGTGGAGCGGGTCCATGAGTACATGACTGTGAAGAATGAG GCTCCCTGGGTGACAAAAACGCGCCCACCACGTGGCTGGCCCAGCAGAGGCGAGATCCAGTTTGTTGACTACAAAGTTCGCTACCGACCTGAACTGGATCTGGTTCTTCAGGGGATCAACTGTAATATTGGGAGCACTGAGAAG GTTGGGGTTGTGGGCCGGACTGGGGCTGGAAAATCCTCCCTCACCAACTGCCTGTTCCGGGTGCTGGAGGCAGCTGGTGGGAAGATCATCATCGATGATGTGGACATAGCAACAATTGGCCTCCATGACTTGCGCAACAATCTCACCATCATCCCTCAG gaccCTGTGCTCTTCACTGGAACCTTGCGGATGAACCTGGACCCCTTTGACCAGTACTCAGATGAGGAGGTCTGGAAGTCCCTGGAGCTGGCTCACCTGAGGACATATGTGCAAGGccttcctgaggggctgctgcATCTCGTGAGCGAGGGAGGGGAGAACTTGAG TGttgggcagaggcagctggtgTGCCTGGCCCGAGCTCTTCTCCGCAAAGCCAAGATCCTCATCCTGGATGAAGCAACAGCAGCCGTAGATCTGGAAACTGATAATTTAATCCAGACAACAATCCGGAGTGAGTTTGCTGACTGCACTGTTCTTACTATCGCCCATCGCCTCCACACCATCATGGACAGCAACAG GGTGatggtgctgcaggctgggcagaTTGTGGAATTCGACAGCCCCGAGAAGCTGCTCATGAAGGACGGCATCTTCTCCGCGATGGCAAAGGACGCCGGCATCACCACTGCGGAAACCACCGCCCTGTAG